One window from the genome of Antechinus flavipes isolate AdamAnt ecotype Samford, QLD, Australia chromosome X, AdamAnt_v2, whole genome shotgun sequence encodes:
- the NEXMIF gene encoding neurite extension and migration factor — MDDQQEKESASEDGGTRLINGMKENAHPQGSNDQDLMVKLAATTLQTLSLTPKETLVSTRGLLPLTSKKPCLPSPPSPLRLTDAPEHSSNDSSVHAIALTSGITKGLNTWSLPGDCEKAPLTIMEPGGMSAFTGDCLMQPSRTCLGCFIESKDGIDAEPGISLKPGDINRDYDTCSVSDIGIHCMNTGETMRFGDELLSDQLLGFPLHKSRAGDKRDTEKSDSDSEDPTQKNYYEGLLLDKCNGEETLLSNTNQEWGYFESFISESKIELLDLCSKNELSVNLFSEEDVDNYMFDDDDSTLGSDVCSLKIRYESFQDNVRDKTNVLQDDAQFNFFPSVFTSCSKRETKSGGLKRSGDSSQFKVPTESIIWGEEDEEEEDKKIRDQEAEVQENKGVEEEEKEFGGLSALSKPCKGTDVVKYVNSKRNPFLDSANSAEDSGEFSDDSSCTESSYDALKENKDCSRYLTRDPHSGSSSASTTIQQNYGLRAKRKVRYSEDYLYDVDSIESERMCEKKEWQPDGQKEEDDDEWCPKKRRKVPRKEPPVIIKYIIINRFKGEKHMLVKLSKVDASEMTVTLNEDLLHKYARLAPLKGFWQEKQQNRLDSLRSTLYHKQSFHLNGLEAPFPPPPRKRKCKLANRHRIQRIQAIEHSTNKQGSFSCDQKQAAGSKEDAGSKGAPHTGARATSSCASEVHLNDMAGPDSAKNRSQDREFRKGPERKVLHRIKFKSEARLKCKKNKAGQESSKAAPHPAPDSQEAGSCLKNENIRRAPDSSHRSDCREDNATKNSLFLPATCSPDTPLPSANIATNVPVIPGGYLQTLLDASDLSNATTISYFAHHPPGQHSAVLPQPEKAFTSLQTGQSCVLSPPSESELQHSPHPLKMDASSFGSMWPNKAMTGPQDFMADAPGEATGALSGKFGGSEIIPTGDNLSAAIYGPMGGSKHPYPSKYMQDNQLPPDDVYQQCHFNNAEACFPFHRGTLNTDNGRLISFDSVGSLSVSSSNYSSLSLKSCEKEGDEDISDDFLAHCSPKLVIQQSIDEITPLKESTDLLDISNFTPDKFRHSSLSEMSPPDTPSLSPQITGSENGKALGVLKVFPEGTPGPLSSGEKVKWDCGSLPHQDETGDGFNLCNHQFQFHMFNDEDSVGLLQKNPCLSTFNEPSGQISTSSKVSKSKKKSSPSKSGVINQSSSPKGTRKKTSKANNKGIEKSPSKASRQMPKSTRKGKYAAAVANGEKTQIGLIRGGGQLNNAATGKFLAGCVHHGSPTTPVKMTGHKDFSGEWSMGKDSGTGWTDVGMGNTNSLLDDDQREFEEPSNILSNIASGMADVQRFMMASMEPLWSPVGHHGVPNIYRSPESNSLKLKTLKILAGTPQESKKKANSGSPGASKNHRSPKSSSRSSGKVVIGDPSRANTAGYNSDIHSPFLDKNYSNLSTLGNNGPTHKKLYRHKSSSKTLRDENCKGKRQEREAALKDSAGTSTFEKLR; from the exons ATGGATGACCAACAAGAGAAGGAATCTGCCTCAGAGGACGGAGGAACCAGGCTGATTAATGGGATGAAAGAAAATG CCCACCCCCAAGGCTCCAATGACCAGGATCTGATGGTGAAGCTGGCGGCAACGACATTGCAGACCCTGAGCCTGACACCCAAAGAGACTTTGGTGTCTACCCGGGGCCTTCTGCCTCTGACTTCTAAGAAACCCTGCCTACCAAGTCCCCCATCTCCCCTGAGGCTGACCGATGCACCTGAACACTCTTCTAATGACTCTTCCGTGCATGCCATTGCCCTCACATCTGGTATAACCAAGGGCCTGAACACATGGTCGTTGCCAGGGGACTGTGAGAAAGCTCCACTCACCATCATGGAACCCGGAGGCATGTCGGCCTTTACTGGCGACTGTCTCATGCAGCCAAGTCGGACTTGCCTGGGCTGCTTCATTGAGTCTAAGGATGGGATTGACGCAGAACCGGGTATCAGCTTGAAACCAGGTGATATAAATAGGGATTATGATACCTGTTCCGTCTCTGATATAGGGATCCATTGTATGAACACGGGAGAAACCATGAGATTTGGAGATGAGCTGCTTTCTGACCAACTCCTAGGCTTCCCTCTCCATAAATCCAGAGCAGGAGacaaaagagacacagagaaatctGACAGCGACTCAGAGGACCCCACTCAGAAAAATTATTACGAGGGATTGCTATTGGATAAATGCAACGGTGAGGAAACTCTGCTTTCAAATACTAACCAGGAATGGGGCTACTTTGAATCTTTCATCAGTGAGAGCAAGATCGAGCTCCTTGACCTCTGCTCAAAAAATGAGCTGTCCGTCAACCTATTTTCAGAGGAGGATGTAGACAACTATATGTTTGACGATGACGACTCTACTCTGGGCAGTGACGTCTGCTCCCTGAAGATCCGATATGAATCCTTCCAGGACAACGTGCGAGACAAGACCAATGTCCTGCAGGACGATGCCCAGTTCAACTTCTTCCCCAGTGTTTTCACCAGCTGCTCCAAGAGGGAGACAAAGAGTGGAGGCCTGAAGCGGAGTGGAGACTCCTCCCAGTTCAAAGTCCCCACGGAGAGCATCATCTGGGgggaagaggatgaggaggaagaggacaagAAAATCAGAGATCAGGAAGCTGAAGTCCAGGAGAACAAGGgagtagaggaagaagaaaaggagtttGGAGGGTTGTCTGCCTTAAGCAAACCGTGCAAGGGGACTGATGTGGTCAAGTATGTCAATTCCAAGCGCAACCCCTTCCTTGACTCTGCCAACTCTGCAGAGGATTCTGGGGAGTTCAGCGATGACAGCTCCTGCACTGAGTCTTCGTACGATGCCTTGAAGGAGAATAAGGATTGTAGCCGCTATCTTACCCGTGATCCTCATTCTGGCTCCTCTTCTGCCTCCACCACCATCCAGCAGAACTATGGACTGAGGGCTAAAAGGAAAGTCCGGTACAGTGAAGACTACCTATATGATGTTGATTCCATAGAAAGTGAGAGGATGTGCGAGAAGAAGGAGTGGCAGCCAGATgggcagaaggaagaggatgaTGACGAATGGTGCCCCAAGAAGAGACGGAAAGTGCCTCGCAAGGAACCTCCAGTCATTATCAAATATATTATCATCAATCGATTCAAGGGGGAGAAGCACATGCTGGTGAAGCTGAGTAAGGTGGACGCCAGTGAGATGACAGTAACATTGAATGAGGACCTGCTGCACAAGTATGCCAGGCTGGCCCCACTGAAGGGTTTTTGGCAAGAGAAGCAGCAGAATCGCCTTGATTCCCTTAGATCCACCCTTTACCACAAGCAAAGCTTCCACCTGAATGGCCTCGAGGCCCCATTCCCACCTCCTCCTCGGAAAAGAAAGTGCAAACTGGCCAACCGGCACAGGATCCAGAGAATCCAAGCCATCGAACATTCGACAAACAAACAGGGCTCCTTCTCCTGTGATCAGAAGCAAGCTGCTGGCAGTAAAGAAGATGCAGGCTCAAAAGGTGCACCTCACACAGGGGCTAGAGCTACCTCCAGCTGTGCCAGTGAAGTGCATTTAAATGACATGGCTGGTCCTGACTCAGCGAAGAACCGATCACAAGACCGAGAGTTCCGCAAAGGGCCAGAGAGGAAAGTGCTCCACCgaatcaaatttaaaagtgaaGCCAGGTTAAAATGCAAGAAGAACAAAGCTGGGCAGGAAAGTAGTAAGGCGGCCCCTCATCCAGCTCCGGACAGCCAAGAGGCAGGCTCCTGTCTCAAGAATGAGAATATTCGTAGAGCCCCGGACAGCTCCCATCGATCCGATTGTCGGGAAGATAATGCTACTAAAAATTCTCTCTTCTTACCAGCCACCTGCTCGCCTGACACGCCTCTACCATCTGCTAATATCGCCACCAATGTACCCGTTATCCCTGGAGGGTATCTACAGACATTGTTAGATGCATCGGATTTATCAAACGCTACCACCATCTCCTACTTCGCCCACCATCCCCCAGGCCAGCATTCTGCTGTCCTTCCTCAGCCAGAAAAAGCATTCACATCTCTCCAAACTGGCCAGAGCTGTGTGCTCTCCCCACCTTCAGAGTCTGAGCTGCAGCACTCACCCCATCCCCTCAAAATGGATGCAAGTTCCTTTGGAAGTATGTGGCCCAACAAGGCTATGACTGGCCCTCAGGATTTTATGGCTGATGCCCCAGGAGAGGCAACTGGGGCCCTCTCAGGCAAGTTTGGTGGCTCTGAAATAATTCCAACAGGGGATAACCTCTCAGCTGCTATCTATGGCCCAATGGGGGGCAGCAAGCACCCATACCCCTCTAAATATATGCAGGACAACCAGCTGCCACCCGATGATGTCTATCAGCAGTGCCATTTCAATAATGCAGAGGCCTGCTTTCCTTTCCATCGGGGCACGCTCAACACAGACAATGGCCGGCTCATTAGCTTTGATTCCGTGGGCTCGCTGTCAGTCAGCTCCAGCAATTACAGCTCCTTGAGCTTGAAGTCTTGTGAAAAGGAGGGTGACGAGGATATCAGTGATGACTTCTTAGCTCACTGCAGTCCCAAGCTGGTGATCCAGCAGAGCATTGATGAGATCACCCCTTTAAAGGAGTCCACTGACCTCCTGGACATCTCTAATTTCACACCAGACAAATTCCGCCACTCATCTCTCTCAGAGATGTCTCCACCAGACACCCCTAGTCTTTCGCCACAAATCACAGGCTCAGAGAATGGCAAGGCACTAGGGGTACTTAAGGTGTTCCCAGAGGGCACCCCAGGCCCTTTGAGCAGCGGAGAGAAGGTCAAGTGGGACTGTGGCAGCCTTCCACACCAAGATGAGACAGGTGATGGATTTAATTTATGTAACCATCAGTTTCAGTTCCATATGTTCAATGATGAGGACTCTGTCGGCCTACTCCAAAAAAACCCTTGCCTGTCAACATTTAATGAGCCATCTGGTCAAATTAGCACCAGTAGCAAAGTgtcaaaatcaaaaaagaaaagttcaccCAGCAAGAGTGGGGTTATAAACCAAAGCTCTTCCCCAAAAGGCACCAGGAAAAAGACTTCTAAAGCCAACAATAAAGGAATTGAAAAGTCACCCAGCAAAGCCTCCCGCCAGATGCCCAAGtcaacaagaaaaggaaaatatgcaGCAGCTGTGGCTAATGGTGAGAAAACTCAAATCGGTCTCATCCGAGGAGGTGGTCAGCTCAACAATGCCGCCACGGGAAAGTTCTTGGCAGGATGTGTACACCATGGTAGCCCCACAACCCCTGTGAAGATGACAGGCCACAAGGACTTCTCTGGGGAGTGGTCAATGGGGAAGGACAGTGGCACAGGCTGGACTGATGTAGGCATGGGCAATACCAACAGCCTCCTGGATGACGACCAGAGAGAATTTGAAGAACCTTCTAACATTTTGTCCAACATTGCTTCTGGCATGGCTGATGTGCAGAGATTCATGATGGCCTCCATGGAGCCCCTTTGGAGCCCAGTGGGCCATCATGGGGTTCCAAATATATACCGCTCTCCTGAGTCCAACAGCCTAAAATTAAAAACCCTAAAAATCTTGGCTGGTACCCCACAGGAGTCTAAGAAAAAGGCCAACAGTGGCTCCCCAGGAGCCAGTAAGAATCACAGATCACCCAAGAGTTCTAGCAGAAGCAGCGGGAAAGTAGTCATAGGTGATCCTAGCCGGGCAAACACAGCAGGGTACAACTCAGACATTCACTCTCCCTTCTTGGATAAAAACTATAGTAACTTGAGCACTTTAGGAAATAAC